From the Campylobacter sp. CNRCH_2014_0184h genome, one window contains:
- the thiC gene encoding phosphomethylpyrimidine synthase ThiC, which translates to MKTQMSYAKEGIFTKQMQIVAQKEQVSEDFLLENIACGKIIIPANINHKVLDPNGIGYGLKTKVNVNLGVSNDCVDYSEEMKKVELAHKFNIEAIMDLSNYGKTSRFRDELIATSKAMIGTVPVYDAVGFLEKDLKDIKAKDFLDVVYHHAKSGVDFMTIHAGINSRAARVFKECDRITNIVSRGGSVLYAWMQMNDAENPFYKYYDDLLAICKEFDVTLSLGDALRPGCTHDASDGAQIAELIELSLLTKRAWAQDVQVMIEGPGHMAINEIEANMQLEKRICNGAPFYVLGPLVTDIGAGYDHISGAIGGAVAAAAGADILCYVTPAEHLRLPNLEDVRDGIVATKIAAHAGDIAKLPKERKIDDEMSKARQDIDWEKMFKLAIDGEKAKKMFNERKPEELNSCSMCGKMCAMNTMNKILKGEDVSLIKE; encoded by the coding sequence ATGAAAACTCAAATGTCTTATGCAAAAGAAGGAATTTTTACAAAACAAATGCAAATTGTTGCGCAAAAAGAGCAAGTAAGTGAAGATTTTTTGCTTGAAAATATAGCATGTGGAAAAATTATCATTCCTGCAAATATCAACCATAAAGTACTAGACCCAAATGGTATTGGCTATGGACTTAAAACAAAGGTAAATGTAAATTTAGGTGTTTCAAATGATTGTGTAGATTATAGTGAAGAAATGAAAAAAGTAGAATTGGCTCATAAATTTAATATAGAAGCTATTATGGATCTTAGTAATTATGGTAAAACTAGTCGTTTTAGAGATGAGTTAATTGCTACTTCAAAAGCTATGATAGGCACTGTGCCTGTTTATGATGCGGTTGGATTTTTAGAAAAAGATTTAAAAGATATTAAGGCAAAAGATTTTTTAGATGTAGTATATCATCACGCTAAAAGTGGAGTGGATTTTATGACAATTCATGCAGGGATAAATTCTCGTGCTGCTAGGGTTTTTAAAGAGTGTGATAGGATTACTAATATAGTTTCAAGAGGAGGTTCAGTTCTTTATGCTTGGATGCAAATGAATGATGCTGAAAATCCATTCTATAAATATTATGATGATTTACTCGCTATATGTAAGGAATTTGATGTGACACTTTCTTTGGGCGATGCGCTAAGACCTGGTTGTACTCATGATGCAAGTGATGGAGCTCAAATTGCTGAACTTATCGAACTTTCGTTATTAACTAAAAGAGCATGGGCTCAAGATGTACAAGTGATGATAGAAGGACCTGGCCATATGGCTATTAATGAAATAGAAGCTAATATGCAACTTGAAAAAAGAATTTGCAACGGCGCGCCTTTTTATGTCTTAGGACCATTGGTTACTGATATAGGTGCAGGATATGATCATATAAGCGGAGCGATCGGCGGAGCAGTTGCAGCAGCAGCTGGTGCTGATATACTTTGCTATGTAACCCCTGCTGAGCATTTAAGACTTCCAAATTTAGAAGATGTAAGAGATGGTATAGTAGCGACTAAAATAGCAGCTCATGCAGGAGATATAGCCAAACTTCCTAAAGAAAGAAAAATAGATGATGAAATGAGTAAAGCTAGACAAGATATTGATTGGGAAAAAATGTTTAAATTGGCAATTGATGGAGAAAAGGCTAAGAAAATGTTTAATGAAAGAAAGCCTGAAGAACTTAATTCTTGTTCAATGTGTGGAAAAATGTGTGCTATGAACACTATGAATAAAATTTTAAAAGGCG
- a CDS encoding 3'-5' exonuclease, translating to MSQQQIDDLIIKLSKENKPFPWVLKELAKIEELNHYEFDLYIFELLGLGVKLNAQNCLCLKSKNTKIKDEIFCVVDIESTGGIKSGQILEIGAVKIQNYKEIDRFESFIKVESIPENITELTGISLDMVENAPSLKTVLNDFKLFLKDSIFVAHNVRFDYHFISKAMYENDFGVLLNRRLCTIDLAKKCIESPKYGLDALKEFLCIESKHHRALSDALAASEILKYCLKKIPFYIKTTEELLHFSKQAKNQIKK from the coding sequence TTGAGCCAACAACAAATCGATGATTTAATCATCAAGCTAAGTAAAGAAAACAAACCTTTTCCTTGGGTTTTAAAAGAACTTGCAAAAATAGAAGAATTAAATCATTATGAGTTTGATTTATATATTTTTGAGCTTTTAGGACTAGGAGTGAAGCTTAATGCGCAAAATTGCTTGTGCTTAAAAAGTAAAAATACAAAAATAAAAGATGAGATTTTTTGTGTAGTAGATATTGAAAGCACTGGTGGGATAAAAAGTGGTCAAATTTTAGAAATAGGTGCGGTTAAAATTCAAAATTATAAAGAAATTGATAGATTTGAGAGTTTTATAAAAGTAGAAAGCATACCTGAAAATATTACAGAATTAACCGGGATTAGTTTAGATATGGTAGAAAATGCACCTTCTTTAAAAACTGTGTTAAATGATTTTAAATTGTTTTTAAAAGATAGTATTTTTGTAGCACACAATGTGCGTTTTGATTATCATTTTATATCTAAAGCTATGTATGAAAATGATTTTGGGGTGCTTTTAAATAGAAGATTATGTACTATTGATTTAGCTAAAAAATGCATCGAAAGTCCTAAATATGGTCTTGATGCGCTAAAAGAGTTTTTGTGCATTGAAAGTAAGCATCATAGAGCCTTAAGTGATGCTTTGGCTGCAAGTGAAATTTTAAAATACTGTCTTAAAAAAATTCCTTTTTATATAAAAACTACCGAAGAATTGTTACATTTTAGCAAGCAAGCTAAAAATCAAATAAAAAAATAA